Sequence from the Mytilus galloprovincialis chromosome 13, xbMytGall1.hap1.1, whole genome shotgun sequence genome:
TAATGTTTGTTTCTATTACAATTAGGTTTTGAGCTGAGGCTATTAGCATATTTACCATTTTctgatttttgacaattttctgtagaactttggtttttaaaattcTCAGCTACAGACATACATTTTTGAGTACATATACATTTTGATGTATTACAATTTGGACATAAATTAAGAAGTATATCGAAATTGTTATGAAGTAGTAATGATTTACTATGATTTGATACTTTGTCTACAAATTGAaatacatcagatttatcctAAAGTGTGTGACAGTCTTTACAATGATGACCATAAAAGCCACAATTAAAGCAGATACCATTGAATGTCTTTGCAATGGTTTGTCTTTTACCATGCTGTTCATTACTTTCATTATTGGACTGAGAAATAGTTGTTTGGTTGAAAATGTTTACAACTTTGTTTATGTTTCTAAGTAAAAGAATTGTACCCTGATTAGTGAGGTGTATTCCATCACGGTGGTAGTAAGAAGAAACGAGATCGCCGCCTCTGGAGACAAATGCATCTGTTTGTTTGATGATTTTTAACTTATGTTCAGTAGAAACCCTGTGTAATATTGCATTATAAATTTCTGTATCAACATTCCGTCTTGGACAAATCTCAGATACAGCAATGTTTATGCCTGGGTTTATCGATTTGACAGTTTTTATCATATcatcatatttttctttgaaagcTTCTGGATGTATCCTTGACGAGGCATCATTCCCACCAACAACTAAAATAATACTTTTGTAATGttgtatattagattttttaatcttttctgtTAATGTTGGTACTGTTGCGCCTCTATTTGTTCGTATGTGAACATCTTTTCCAACTTTGTTTGCATCGATGCCTTTAATTATGGAACTTCCtattatcaatgttttttctttCCGTTCGTCTGGAAATATTTGAGAGTTTCTTATTGTTGTATGTGATTGATCTATATATGTCTTTGATGTATTGGCTGTGTTGCTGTTAACACTACGATAAtctatattttcatttgatttttccactTCAAAGTTTTTGCCGTTGTACTGTGTACGGCTTGGTAAATCTTTTACTCTATCGGCGAGGCTTTGTATTTTGTTATGAACGTGACTAAAATTTTTGTCCTGGTCAACTTTAACCAACTTGACACTGTTTTCAATGTCATATAAATGTTGTGTCTGGTGTTCGTcaatagtacacattttttttgaaaaagcgGTAATCCTATCGTTGACTTGATCGATCTTATTTTGGAAATCTTGTTTGTCTTCTATACATTGTTTGTCTATTGATTTAACGAGTTCAAATAAACTGTCGGTTTTATCTAATAGTTGATGTAAAAGTGATTTGACAGAATTTTCATCTTGTGTGATATTTTCACGTGCATGTAACAATTCATTAACATTCTGTAATGGTTGGCGTACTGTATCGGAATGAATTTCTTTTatatcttctttcttttttatgttaCTGTTATCTTTGGTTGATATCTCAGaattttcttcattgatattcTTATTTTCCGTGTTTGAACATGTATTAGATGTACATGTAATAGACATAATAGATTTAGCTTGCGAATGTTCAATGTTTTCACATGATTTTTCATTTGTCTTGGTTGAATTTGAATGATTTTCCTGTT
This genomic interval carries:
- the LOC143057127 gene encoding uncharacterized protein LOC143057127; the protein is MYHTTSSLLVNGKKLLVFINDHLPEVLNCMKNYQINGKPVDLNMLNKCIYDMISVNFPEQENHSNSTKTNEKSCENIEHSQAKSIMSITCTSNTCSNTENKNINEENSEISTKDNSNIKKKEDIKEIHSDTVRQPLQNVNELLHARENITQDENSVKSLLHQLLDKTDSLFELVKSIDKQCIEDKQDFQNKIDQVNDRITAFSKKMCTIDEHQTQHLYDIENSVKLVKVDQDKNFSHVHNKIQSLADRVKDLPSRTQYNGKNFEVEKSNENIDYRSVNSNTANTSKTYIDQSHTTIRNSQIFPDERKEKTLIIGSSIIKGIDANKVGKDVHIRTNRGATVPTLTEKIKKSNIQHYKSIILVVGGNDASSRIHPEAFKEKYDDMIKTVKSINPGINIAVSEICPRRNVDTEIYNAILHRVSTEHKLKIIKQTDAFVSRGGDLVSSYYHRDGIHLTNQGTILLLRNINKVVNIFNQTTISQSNNESNEQHGKRQTIAKTFNGICFNCGFYGHHCKDCHTL